A genomic window from Solanum dulcamara chromosome 11, daSolDulc1.2, whole genome shotgun sequence includes:
- the LOC129872873 gene encoding PWWP domain-containing protein 6, translating into MSSDENTEKSKTLAGLSAEAFVSETLMTDAGGTGPGAGLPNEEPRVSVVNGNVDIRATSVPEETPKVGNGDADGDEISPMVEVHGSPDNVGGSGRELSSQGAEAEQVPGHLVEEMNGEENLADNTDEEMVDAVDGETPEDNSGEDTTSVKHVYAIGDFVWGKIKSHPWWPGRVYDASAASDFAMKYNQTGRLLVAYFGDGSFSWCPPSQLVPFVHNFEKMSKQSTSKSFLYAVEKALDEISVLVEFQMICQCVTEESRTGLSWPLAMNAGIRKGIQVPVGETVSLLLSQFEPAERLKGLKHDARTNSNSNILEFAVLKSWLSAFYRAKCGRPLALYCEPLQVEGLEDKEEDQVIDANDFSIPIEVPIQGPSEEETPNSGSSKFPMTACDKIYQKRKQKSVAELMGENAKPKGKKTTEEDSTPSSVETSEKKRKKSGEKAKGHSGSSKSVDEKIGKRVSKKSGDSGSARTKKLSVSIPERDELGDQRDMNASPLSRERKKSKYLSPPYTSPRWNAGKSSFKKELEIESQKFSDITKIGERMTKAARLLLSSPDANGNEAVKDDVDKSSWNGKQRKSMTVDTMDFNSSVNEVLSEVQSTALNPLLLRNGSLEKARGFISTFRNSVYFDGSNYKQYHQVETGKKRKSVGSGNVISHIDTKSPDSVPSKKRKTNHAKSEVPKLKKESGPSSRGKENEDDGNEASSVILMVTFLTGFSLPSEDEIIRIYNKFGELNEEETKVLCDSNSVRIVYRRGSDAAQAFKKSVRQSPFGAANVNFTLSYSSSKSECPLSSLKARKGKSQVQLMKQKLKGMTSILEKCKGKISSEEKSELESEMKGLLEKVSAVASSNP; encoded by the coding sequence ATGTCGAGTGACGAAAAcacagagaaaagcaaaaccctAGCTGGGTTGTCAGCTGAAGCATTCGTCTCTGAAACCCTAATGACTGATGCTGGTGGTACTGGTCCTGGAGCTGGGTTGCCTAATGAGGAGCCTAGGGTTTCTGTTGTTAATGGAAATGTGGATATTCGTGCTACTAGCGTGCCAGAGGAGACCCCAAAAGTGGGGAACGGCGACGCTGACGGTGATGAAATTTCTCCTATGGTGGAAGTTCATGGTTCACCGGATAATGTTGGCGGCAGCGGGAGAGAGCTTTCTAGTCAAGGGGCTGAAGCAGAGCAAGTACCTGGACATTTGGTTGAGGAAATGAACGGAGAGGAGAATTTAGCAGATAATACGGATGAGGAGATGGTTGATGCTGTTGATGGAGAAACTCCAGAGGATAACTCTGGGGAAGATACAACGAGTGTAAAACATGTTTATGCAATTGGTGATTTTGTGTGGGGCAAGATTAAGAGTCATCCGTGGTGGCCAGGGCGTGTTTATGATGCTTCTGCTGCCTCAGACTTTGCTATGAAGTATAATCAAACTGGTCGATTGCTGGTGGCATATTTTGGAGATGGCTCATTTTCTTGGTGCCCCCCTTCGCAGTTGGTGCCTTTTGTCCACAACTTTGAAAAAATGTCGAAGCAAAGCACTTCTAAGAGTTTCTTATATGCTGTTGAGAAGGCCTTGGATGAAATTAGTGTGCTTGTGGAGTTTCAAATGATCTGTCAATGTGTCACTGAAGAGAGTCGTACTGGACTTAGTTGGCCATTGGCAATGAATGCTGGAATAAGAAAGGGTATTCAAGTGCCCGTAGGAGAAACTGTCAGTCTTTTACTTTCCCAGTTTGAACCTGCTGAAAGACTTAAAGGTCTAAAACATGATGCACGAACCAATTCTAATTCCAATATACTTGAGTTTGCCGTCTTGAAGAGTTGGCTATCTGCTTTTTATCGTGCTAAATGTGGACGCCCTTTGGCTTTATATTGTGAACCCCTGCAAGTTGAAGGCCTTGAGGACAAGGAGGAGGATCAAGTCATTGATGCAAATGACTTCAGCATACCCATTGAGGTTCCTATTCAGGGTCCATCAGAAGAAGAAACTCCTAATTCTGGATCTTCAAAGTTTCCTATGACTGCTTGTGACAAGATTTATCAGAAGAGGAAGCAGAAAAGTGTGGCTGAACTTATGGGAGAGAACGCCAAGCCCAAAGGTAAGAAGACAACTGAAGAAGATTCTACACCTTCGTCTGTAGAAACATCCgagaagaaaaggaaaaagtcTGGTGAGAAAGCTAAAGGTCACTCAGGCAGCTCGAAGAGTGTTGATGAAAAAATTGGTAAGAGGGTCAGCAAGAAGTCTGGTGACAGTGGCTCGGCGAGAACAAAGAAACTTAGTGTTTCAATTCCTGAGCGTGATGAACTTGGTGATCAGCGGGACATGAATGCTAGCCCTTTATCAAGGGAAAGAAAGAAGAGCAAGTATTTGTCACCTCCTTATACGAGCCCTAGGTGGAATGCAGGAAAATCAAGCTTTAAGAAAGAACTGGAAATAGAATCTCAAAAATTTTCTGATATTACCAAGATTGGTGAGCGAATGACAAAGGCTGCTCGGCTTCTTTTGTCTTCTCCTGATGCAAATGGAAATGAGGCTGTCAAGGATGACGTTGACAAGAGTTCTTGGAACGGAAAGCAGCGAAAGTCTATGACTGTTGATACCATGGATTTCAATTCATCTGTGAATGAGGTACTGTCTGAGGTTCAGTCTACTGCTCTAAACCCTCTTCTATTGAGGAATGGATCTCTTGAGAAGGCCAGAGGTTTCATTTCCACTTTCAGAAACTCggtatattttgatggatcaaACTACAAGCAGTATCACCAAGTGGAAACaggaaagaagagaaaatcCGTGGGATCAGGAAATGTAATATCCCACATTGATACTAAATCACCAGACTCCGTTCCTTCGAAGAAGAGGAAGACAAATCATGCAAAGTCAGAAGTTCCCAAACTCAAAAAAGAATCTGGTCCTTCTAGTCGGGGAAAAGAAAATGAGGATGATGGTAATGAAGCTTCATCTGTGATTCTGATGGTGACATTTTTAACTGGTTTTTCTTTGCCATCAGAGGATGAAATCATCCGAATATATAACAAGTTTGGAGAGCTGAATGAAGAGGAAACAAAAGTGCTATGTGATTCGAACTCTGTTCGAATTGTCTACAGGCGTGGTTCAGATGCTGCACAGGCCTTCAAAAAATCAGTAAGGCAAagtccttttggtgctgctaaTGTGAACTTTACACTCAGCTATTCCTCCTCTAAATCTGAGTGTCCACTATCCTCGCTGAAAGCTCGCAAGGGGAAGTCACAGGTACAACTAATGAAGCAGAAGCTGAAGGGGATGACATCAATATTGGAAAAATGTAAGGGTAAGATTAGTAGCGAGGAGAAATCAGAGTTGGAGAGTGAGATGAAAGGCTTGCTGGAGAAGGTAAGTGCAGTGGCTTCATCAAACCCATAG
- the LOC129874966 gene encoding 50S ribosomal protein L12, chloroplastic-like: MASTLSTVTLRSPSPISPSTANSTYASISFPTKTLELPIRTSKLHHRRATFVRPLAAVEAPEKVVQLGDEISTLTLADAQKLVEYLQDKLGVSAASFAPAAVVAAPGGAAADAPAVVEEKTEFDVVIDEVPSNARIATIKAVRALTSLALKEAKELIEGLPKKFKEGVSKDEAEEAKKQLEEAGAKVSIA, from the coding sequence ATGGCTTCTACATTATCCACAGTTACCCTTCGTTCTCCTTCTCCCATTTCTCCCTCTACCGCTAACTCCACGTACGCTTCAATTTCTTTTCCCACCAAAACCCTAGAACTTCCCATTCGCACTTCCAAACTCCACCACCGCCGAGCCACTTTCGTCCGTCCTCTCGCCGCCGTCGAAGCACCGGAAAAGGTCGTCCAGCTCGGAGATGAAATATCCACTCTAACCCTCGCCGACGCCCAGAAACTCGTCGAGTACCTTCAGGATAAGCTTGGAGTTTCAGCCGCATCCTTCGCTCCCGCTGCCGTCGTCGCCGCCCCTGGTGGAGCAGCCGCAGATGCTCCAGCTGTGGTTGAGGAGAAGACGGAATTTGACGTAGTCATCGATGAAGTGCCGAGTAATGCTAGAATTGCGACTATTAAGGCTGTTAGGGCTTTAACAAGTTTGGCTTTGAAAGAGGCTAAGGAATTGATTGAAGGATTGCCTAAGAAATTCAAGGAGGGGGTTTCCAAGGATGAGGCTGAAGAAGCTAAGAAACAGCTCGAAGAAGCTGGTGCTAAAGTTTCTATTGCTTGA
- the LOC129874581 gene encoding 50S ribosomal protein L12, chloroplastic, whose amino-acid sequence MASTLSTITLRSPSPISPSTANSTHASISFPTKTLELPIRTPKLHHRRATFVRPLAAVEAPEKVIHLGDEISNLTLADAQKLVEYLQDKLGVSAASFAPAAVVAAPGGSAADAPAVVEEKTEFDVVIDEVPSNARIATIKAVRALTSLALKEAKELIEGLPKKFKEGVSKDEAEEAKKQLEEAGAKVSIA is encoded by the coding sequence atgGCTTCCAcactatccacaattacccttCGTTCTCCTTCTCCCATTTCTCCCTCTACCGCTAACTCCACGCACGCTTCAATTTCTTTCCCCACCAAAACCCTAGAACTTCCCATTCGCACTCCAAAACTCCACCACCGCCGAGCAACATTTGTCCGCCCTCTCGCCGCCGTTGAAGCACCGGAAAAGGTAATCCATCTCGGAGATGAAATCTCCAACTTAACCCTCGCTGACGCCCAGAAACTCGTCGAGTACCTTCAGGATAAGCTTGGTGTTTCTGCCGCATCCTTCGCTCCCGCTGCCGTCGTCGCCGCCCCTGGTGGATCAGCCGCAGATGCTCCAGCTGTGGTTGAGGAGAAGACGGAATTTGACGTAGTCATCGATGAAGTGCCGAGTAATGCTAGAATTGCGACTATTAAGGCTGTTAGGGCTTTAACAAGTTTGGCTTTGAAAGAGGCTAAGGAATTGATTGAAGGATTGCCTAAGAAATTCAAGGAGGGGGTTTCCAAGGATGAGGCTGAAGAAGCTAAGAAACAGCTCGAAGAAGCTGGTGCTAAAGTTTCTATTGCTTGA
- the LOC129872339 gene encoding monodehydroascorbate reductase 4, peroxisomal has translation MGRAFLYVILGGGVAAGYAAHEFVKRGVSHGELCIISEEPVAPYERPALSKGYLLPEDPARLPAFHCCVGSNEERLTPKWYKEHGIELVLGTRVKSADVRRKTLLTATGETITYKILIVATGARALKLEEFGVSGSDAESVCYLRDLADANRLVNVMQSNSGGNAVVIGGGYIGMECAASLVIGKINVTMVFPEAHCMARLFTPKIARFYEEFYQSKGVKFVKGTVLTSFDFDSNQKMTAVNLRDGTKLPADMVIVGIGIRPNTSLFEGQLTLEKGGIKVNGRMQSSNNSVYAVGDVATFPVKIFGETRRLEHVDSARKSARHAVAAIMEPEKTTDFDYLPFFYSRVFTLSWQFYGDSTGDVVHFGDFLGNNFGAYWVNKGHVVGSFLEGGTKEEYEAIAKITRLKPAIEDLSALETQGLGFALTLSDKQELSEAVVVSSGSDSTLVKEKPLHAWHATAGVILAASIAAFAYWYGRRRRRW, from the exons ATGGGACGGGCCTTTTTGTATGTAATATTGGGAGGAGGAGTTGCTGCTGGTTATGCAGCTCATGAATTTGTTAAACGAGGTGTCTCTCATGGCGAACTATGCATAATCTCTGAAGAACCG GTTGCTCCTTATGAACGACCTGCATTAAGCAAGGGTTATTTACTACCAGAAG ATCCTGCGCGTCTGCCTGCTTTTCATTGTTGTGTTGGTTCAAATGAGGAAAGGTTGACACCGAAGTGGTACAAGGAACATG GCATTGAACTGGTCCTTGGAACCCGTGTAAAATCAGCTGATGTGAGACGGAAGACATTGTTGACTGCAACTGGTGAAACCATAACCTACAAGATTCTCATAGTGGCAACTGGTGCTCGG GCTTTGAAACTTGAAGAGTTTGGAGTGAGTGGCTCAGATGCTGAGAGTGTATGTTATTTACGAGATTTGGCTGATGCAAACAGGCTTGTTAATGTGATGCAATCCAATAGTGGTGGCAATGCTGTTGTTATTGGTGGTGGCTACATAGGAATGGAATGTGCTGCTTCTTTGGTGATCGGCAAAATAAATGTCACCATGGTCTTTCCAGAAGCACACTGTA TGGCTCGCCTATTTACTCCTAAAATTGCAAGATTCTACGAAGAATTTTACCAGTCAAAAGGAGTTAAGTTTGTCAAAGGAACGGTCTTGACATCTTTTGATTTTGACTCCAATCAGAAG ATGACTGCAGTGAATCTGAGAGATGGAACCAAGCTACCTGCTGACATGGTCATAGTAGGCATTGGAATTCGACCAAATACCAGCCTCTTTGAAGGGCAACTTACTCTTGAGAAAGGAGGTATAAAAGTCAATGGCCGAATGCAGTCAAGCAACAACTCAGTCTATGCTGTTGGGGATGTTGCAACTTTTCCTGTCAAAATTTTCGGTGAAACACGGAGACTTGAGCATGTTGATTCTGCAAGGAAGTCAGCAAGGCATGCAGTAGCTGCAATCATGGAGCCAGAGAAAACAACAGACTTTGACTACTTGCCATTCTTCTACTCCAGAGTCTTCACACTCTCCTGGCAGTTCTATGGTGACAGTACGggtgatgtagtccattttgggGATTTCTTGGGAAATAACTTTGGTGCATACTGGGTGAACAAAGGTCACGTCGTTGGGTCTTTTCTAGAGGGTGGAACCAAAGAGGAGTATGAGGCTATTGCAAAGATCACAAGGCTCAAACCAGCAATTGAGGACTTGTCTGCTCTCGAAACACAGGGTTTAGGATTTGCATTGACATTGAGTGATAAACAGGAGCTGTCAGAGGCTGTTGTTGTCAGCAGTGGTTCGGATTCCACTCTTGTAAAGGAGAAACCTTTACATGCTTGGCATGCAACAGCTGGAGTCATTTTGGCTGCTTCAATTGCTGCCTTTGCATACTGGTATGGTAGGAGGCGTAGAAGGTGGTAA